A region from the Spirochaeta thermophila DSM 6192 genome encodes:
- a CDS encoding glycoside hydrolase family 65 protein — MGWYLEHNEVPSDRERILQLGVTYAVANGYMGYRGTLEEYTADQFVACNLNGVYDRVGEKWRESVNAPNPFYVTVSVDDEPYSVVDREPAFHCQKLDFRYGLHRRKTSWKAGGQAVTVHVERFASMDDVHLLAMSYTVKVGAGGRISVRTGIDGRVWDLNGPHLHIYDRGVKGDAIYLASLTQELHVPVVVAEICKRDFSAEERIVTTEEGIYRDFVFEAEPQTEYTFWKFAVVYHGRDGEEDAFRLALDAVGRAAHTGYDALLKAHKRVWDRLWKTSDVKIEGDPEAQKALRYSIYQLLSCAPRHTDRLSIPARGLSSQTYKGAVFWDTEMFMFPFFLATQPEIARNLLGYRIHTLEGARRKAREYGYAGAFYAWESQETGDDACSHFNVVDVFTGRPLRTYFRDKQIHVNAAIVKAFRDYVERTGDEGVLIEGGAEVILECARFYLSYLYYRPHLERYEILDVTGPDEYHERVHNNAYTNRMVKYTLETARWVEDRLGEAYPDAWAELKERLGWEREARLMEDVTARLYVPDPDPETGVMEQFSGYFKLEDCPLEEVRSRLLDPREYWGGDLGVATHTQIIKQADVVLLLALFPHEYSREVMRANWEYYEPRTEHGSSLSHYVYGLVACHLDMPERAYPFFMKSATIDITGSSKQFAGLIYIGGAHLGACGGSWILAVRGFGGYQGDGVLTPRLPQEWKALEFTVYEGGTPRTYRVTPEGTTCRA; from the coding sequence ATGGGCTGGTATCTTGAGCACAACGAGGTGCCGTCCGACCGGGAACGGATCCTCCAGCTCGGTGTCACCTATGCCGTGGCGAACGGGTACATGGGCTACCGGGGGACGCTCGAGGAGTACACGGCCGACCAGTTCGTGGCGTGCAACCTGAATGGGGTGTACGACCGGGTGGGGGAGAAGTGGCGGGAATCGGTGAACGCGCCCAATCCGTTCTACGTCACCGTTTCGGTGGACGACGAGCCCTATTCGGTGGTGGATCGGGAACCGGCGTTCCACTGCCAGAAGCTCGACTTCCGCTACGGCCTCCACCGGAGGAAGACCTCGTGGAAGGCGGGAGGGCAGGCCGTCACCGTGCACGTGGAGCGTTTCGCGAGCATGGACGACGTGCACCTGCTCGCCATGTCCTATACGGTGAAGGTGGGAGCGGGGGGCAGGATCTCCGTCCGGACCGGGATAGATGGCCGTGTGTGGGACCTGAACGGTCCCCACCTCCACATCTACGATCGGGGAGTGAAGGGGGACGCGATCTACCTCGCCTCCCTCACGCAGGAGCTCCACGTTCCGGTGGTGGTGGCCGAGATCTGCAAACGGGATTTCTCCGCAGAGGAGCGCATCGTCACCACCGAGGAGGGCATCTACCGGGACTTCGTCTTCGAGGCCGAACCGCAGACCGAGTACACCTTTTGGAAGTTCGCAGTGGTCTATCACGGAAGGGACGGCGAGGAGGATGCCTTCCGTCTCGCCCTGGATGCGGTGGGCCGGGCAGCGCACACAGGGTACGATGCCCTCCTCAAGGCCCACAAGAGGGTGTGGGACCGTCTGTGGAAGACCTCCGACGTGAAGATCGAGGGCGATCCTGAGGCCCAGAAGGCCCTCAGGTACAGTATCTACCAGCTCTTGAGCTGTGCGCCCCGGCACACCGATCGGCTTTCCATCCCGGCCCGGGGGCTCTCGAGTCAGACCTACAAGGGGGCGGTATTCTGGGACACGGAGATGTTCATGTTTCCCTTTTTTCTCGCCACGCAGCCGGAGATCGCCCGCAACCTCCTCGGCTACCGCATACACACCCTCGAGGGGGCGAGGCGGAAGGCCCGGGAGTACGGCTACGCTGGGGCTTTCTATGCATGGGAGAGCCAGGAAACAGGCGACGATGCGTGTTCGCACTTCAATGTGGTGGACGTGTTCACGGGACGTCCCCTTCGTACCTATTTCAGGGACAAGCAGATTCACGTAAACGCCGCCATAGTGAAGGCCTTCCGCGACTATGTGGAACGTACGGGCGATGAGGGAGTGCTGATAGAGGGTGGGGCCGAGGTGATTCTAGAATGTGCCCGCTTCTACCTCTCGTACCTGTACTACCGTCCCCACCTGGAACGTTACGAGATCCTCGATGTGACGGGTCCCGACGAGTACCACGAGCGGGTGCACAACAATGCCTACACCAACCGGATGGTGAAGTACACCCTGGAGACCGCCCGATGGGTGGAAGACCGGCTTGGGGAGGCGTACCCCGACGCGTGGGCCGAACTGAAGGAGCGCCTCGGGTGGGAACGGGAGGCGAGGCTGATGGAAGACGTGACGGCCCGCCTTTACGTGCCTGATCCCGATCCCGAGACAGGAGTGATGGAGCAGTTCTCGGGATACTTCAAGCTCGAGGATTGTCCGCTCGAGGAAGTGAGATCCAGGCTCCTCGATCCCCGGGAATACTGGGGCGGTGACCTCGGCGTCGCCACCCACACCCAGATCATCAAACAGGCCGACGTGGTCCTCCTCCTCGCCCTCTTTCCCCATGAGTATTCCCGGGAGGTGATGAGGGCCAATTGGGAATACTACGAGCCCCGCACCGAACACGGGTCGAGTCTGAGCCACTACGTCTATGGCCTCGTGGCCTGTCATCTGGATATGCCGGAGCGGGCGTATCCCTTCTTCATGAAGAGTGCGACCATCGACATTACAGGGTCCTCGAAGCAGTTCGCCGGGCTCATCTACATAGGCGGGGCGCACCTCGGTGCCTGCGGGGGAAGCTGGATCCTCGCAGTCCGGGGGTTTGGTGGGTACCAGGGCGATGGAGTGCTCACACCCCGACTCCCGCAAGAGTGGAAGGCCCTTGAGTTCACCGTGTATGAAGGCGGTACGCCGCGGACATATCGAGTAACACCGGAGGGAACGACATGTCGCGCATAG
- a CDS encoding glycoside hydrolase family 65 protein: protein MAKVADRYLVVDPWKVIEEGFHPERSMVSESLFSLANEYMGVRGYLEEGASCASMRGSYFNGVYEVEKEGETGYKGIVTTTHFMVNGPDWLDVRVEADGEVLDVAKCNVTSFRRVLHLDRGVLERSLVWETGSGAVLEVRSVRFLHREVPQRAYHLLEVRGVRGEAAVRLWAGHNGEVMHYSRKKCYWEGVRSGGGDGVVGLLVRTTGTGQRVFTGSVVEVEGGGASPVVEDMRVGFTVEGRVREGGALRVRRFVYNLVEKDQEVEDTEVWRRGMAGLGAQREEGFGEALEAVEAYWARVWERYDVRIEGDPLTQQGVRFCIFHLLQTYQGQDPSHNIGAKGLTGEAYNGHAFWDTETYCLPFYLLTNVKAARNLLEFRYRTLPQARRRAVEVDCRGACYPVATLNGDEACTLWQHSNLQLQPGTGVAYAIWHYLKVTGDLDFLYDYGVEMLVEISRFLVSRGDFSQRSGLFGFYGVMGPDEFHMMVNNNCYTNFMAKKTFEFTLWALDRMAKDQPERHQHLVERLGLSDEERRQFVTCAEKMIIPYDEKTGVFEQHEGFFDLPHIDIDSIPVTDFPLYSHWSYDRIYRYDMIKQPDVLMFLFLYNREFSLECKRANYDYYDPRTVHESSLSPAIHSILAAELGREDEAYRLFGFATRLDLDNYNRNTHEGLHLTSMAAAWLNIVYGFGGLRTDGDRPALAPMLPSAWKGYSFSFGWRDARIGVEVEREGVRLRLLEGERVELDLYGEPAVLTDEGLVRPFPEKGRPHGLVS from the coding sequence CGGGGGTACCTCGAGGAGGGGGCGTCGTGCGCGTCGATGCGGGGGAGCTACTTCAACGGTGTGTACGAGGTGGAGAAGGAGGGGGAGACGGGGTACAAGGGGATCGTGACGACCACGCATTTCATGGTGAATGGTCCGGACTGGCTGGATGTGCGCGTGGAGGCGGATGGGGAGGTGCTCGATGTGGCGAAGTGTAACGTTACCTCTTTCCGGCGGGTGCTCCACCTGGATCGCGGTGTGCTCGAGCGTTCGCTGGTGTGGGAGACGGGTTCGGGGGCGGTCCTGGAGGTGCGGTCCGTCCGGTTCCTCCACCGCGAGGTGCCGCAGCGGGCCTATCACCTGCTGGAGGTGCGGGGTGTGAGGGGCGAGGCCGCGGTGAGGCTGTGGGCGGGGCACAACGGGGAGGTGATGCACTACAGCAGGAAGAAGTGCTACTGGGAGGGGGTGCGGAGTGGTGGGGGGGATGGGGTGGTGGGGCTCCTGGTGCGGACGACGGGGACGGGGCAGCGGGTGTTCACGGGGAGTGTGGTGGAGGTGGAGGGGGGCGGGGCCTCCCCGGTGGTGGAGGATATGAGGGTGGGGTTCACGGTGGAGGGGAGGGTTCGCGAGGGTGGGGCGCTCCGTGTGAGGCGGTTCGTGTACAACCTGGTGGAGAAGGACCAGGAGGTGGAGGACACGGAGGTGTGGCGGCGGGGGATGGCGGGGCTCGGGGCGCAGCGGGAGGAGGGGTTCGGGGAGGCGTTGGAGGCGGTGGAGGCCTACTGGGCGCGTGTGTGGGAGCGCTACGATGTGAGGATAGAGGGGGATCCGCTCACCCAGCAGGGGGTCCGTTTCTGCATCTTCCACCTGCTCCAGACGTACCAGGGACAGGATCCCTCGCACAACATCGGAGCAAAGGGGCTCACCGGCGAGGCCTACAACGGCCATGCCTTCTGGGATACCGAGACCTACTGCCTCCCCTTCTACCTTCTCACCAACGTGAAGGCGGCGCGGAATCTCCTCGAATTCCGCTATCGGACCCTGCCCCAGGCACGGAGACGCGCGGTTGAGGTGGACTGCCGCGGGGCCTGCTATCCCGTGGCTACGCTCAACGGTGATGAGGCCTGTACCCTCTGGCAGCACTCGAACCTCCAGCTCCAGCCCGGCACGGGTGTCGCCTATGCGATATGGCACTATCTCAAGGTCACCGGTGATCTCGACTTTCTCTACGACTACGGAGTGGAGATGCTCGTGGAGATAAGCCGGTTTCTGGTGTCGCGTGGCGACTTCAGCCAGCGAAGCGGACTGTTCGGTTTTTACGGTGTCATGGGGCCCGACGAGTTCCACATGATGGTGAACAACAACTGCTACACCAACTTCATGGCGAAGAAGACCTTCGAGTTCACCCTCTGGGCCCTCGACCGGATGGCGAAGGATCAGCCCGAACGTCATCAACACCTGGTGGAACGGTTGGGCCTTTCCGATGAGGAACGAAGGCAGTTCGTCACCTGTGCCGAAAAGATGATCATCCCCTACGACGAGAAGACAGGGGTGTTCGAGCAACACGAGGGGTTCTTCGACCTCCCTCACATCGACATCGACTCGATTCCGGTCACCGACTTCCCGCTCTACAGCCACTGGTCGTACGATCGCATCTACCGGTACGACATGATCAAGCAGCCGGACGTCCTCATGTTCCTCTTCCTCTATAACCGCGAGTTCTCTCTCGAGTGCAAGAGGGCCAACTACGACTACTACGATCCACGCACGGTGCACGAGTCCTCACTCTCGCCGGCGATCCACTCCATCCTCGCCGCCGAGCTCGGGCGCGAGGATGAGGCCTACCGTCTCTTCGGGTTCGCCACCAGGCTCGACCTCGACAACTACAACAGGAACACCCACGAGGGACTCCACCTCACCAGTATGGCGGCTGCGTGGCTCAACATCGTCTACGGGTTCGGCGGGCTCCGCACCGATGGCGACCGGCCCGCGCTCGCGCCCATGCTCCCGTCTGCCTGGAAGGGCTACTCCTTCTCGTTCGGATGGCGGGATGCGCGGATCGGGGTGGAGGTGGAAAGGGAAGGGGTGAGGCTCCGGCTCCTCGAAGGAGAACGCGTGGAACTCGACCTCTACGGAGAACCGGCGGTGCTCACCGATGAGGGGCTTGTCCGCCCGTTTCCTGAAAAGGGGAGGCCGCATGGGCTGGTATCTTGA